From the Cucumis sativus cultivar 9930 chromosome 5, Cucumber_9930_V3, whole genome shotgun sequence genome, the window cataatggaaagaaaaaccTGACCCGTAGTGTCCTTTAGACTCTAAATCTGTTTACATCGTGTAATtaacatttacaaaacaaaaatgaaaataaaacaaagagaatTATGTGATTGCATATACTAAGCCTTTACCTTTTCTCACGATCAATAATATATCCAACCATAAACAACTATTTGTTAGCCAAGTGATCCTAGTTCTTAGATGGTTATTGTGAGCTCAATTTGAAGTCATGATTCTGATTATAGTGTGCATAATGATAGAACTGGAAACCAAAGTCAGATCAGAATACTTAAATTTGGGGTCTAACAGTACAATACCTCTTGCAAGAGCGTTCCATCCAATGTATTGAAAATTCTTATCAAAGTACCCTTAGTGCTAGCAGTTGCAAGAAGTAGACCATCCATTGTCAGCGTCATACATGCAATATGAGAATCATGTGCATTGAATAGCTTCTTCATATTTAGCCCAAAGTGTTCGATATGCACCTGCCCACGTTGAACGCCAGGACATGCCAGCACAAATGTATTTACGTGGTGGGAAAGACAACATAGGCCCCTTGGATTAGCAACAGTCTCAATCTGATCAAGAAGCTTGACATCCTTCAGCgtgtaaacataaattttatgcTCAAGAACAACAATAAAGTGTTCACGTTTCAGTTTTACAGCTCGAACCTCAGACCTAAATGAAAATTCACCAATGCATTCACTTTTATAATCATCCCatatcaaaactttgtttGGTGGATATAGAGAATTAGTTCCAGTCCCCACAAGTGCTAAAATGTTGCAACGAAACAACATCTCAACAATTTTGAATCCACCAATTCCCAGCTCACGTCTAAATGTTTCCTTGAAAGGGTCACAATTATAAATACGAAACCCGCAGCTTGTACCAGCAGCAAAACAACTATAGTCTTGATTCCAAAACACTGAATGAAGTTCTAGTTCATTATTTCCATTTGGGTCAACTCCAACTTCTGAGGATTCCTCCTGATCACCCAGCATTCTTGGTTTAAGTACTTGTTAGACCTCCAATACGGAAAAAAACGCGAATGGTGGCAGTTTCTAATTGGCCTTGTTAATGCAAGTTGATAAAGAATCCAATCAAATTGGTATCCAAGAAGAAAATTGGGATAAGTAGATGATCGATTCGATGGGAAAATCTTTAACAATTACCTGGTTTAGAACAACAGACAGTCGAAGAGTTGGAAGAAGAGTCCTACAAGAATTCGATCGAGGATGGATGTTTTCGATGGTTCCGATCCGGAATCTTGAATTCTTGGAAATtgggaaagaaattaaaggtGTGAGCAGATAGTTTTGAAGGTTGTGGTATAAAATGGTATATCGATCAAACAAATAGATAATCATATATTCATAACAGAATATTGTTCGCGATTAGAAGAATTTGATTGGATTGGATCATCACCTGATTCGTCTTAGAAGAATTACACAACACGGATTAAACCCTAAATTGGCAGTGGATTGGATATACTCACATGAAGGCCCAAACGTTTAGGAAGAAAATGCCATGGACATTGCACAGCaagaaaagttttgaaaactcagcCCAAGAAGACAAATTGCAGCAACCAATTTTCTCATTTgctcataaaaaatatgagaaattcATACATCAAGAAGTCATGAgaatgacaaatatatatatatatatacacttttttttttcttaaaggaTGAAAATTACGTATTTTGCAAGAATCttatattacaattttgaactttaacctttcaaaaaaggaaaatttagaaatttagaaaatctgagtttttttttttatttttaaatgtgaattaatgataaaatttgataaaaaaaaaattataacaaaataaatggtaacaccaatttttttataatacaaatataacaaaattagtgatattaaaCAACCCAAATGATAATCATAGGACTATTAGAAGTAAAACGGTGATCACACATCTATTAGAAGgtcatcattttaaatttgttacttttgcaaatttaaaatatggtgTGACATAGACTCtgttgttataatttttttttttacttttgcaaaagttccattttcttttagctTTAATTATAGacaaagttattttaaaattttaaaataaatttcaacacaaatgggacaaaatttgatatatttttgtaatagtCGAGACTGCTcaagaaaattacaaattttaaaattttagaatagaTCCGCATCTATTAGTGTTATATGAATACtatgacattttatttataaaaatctaTCAGTATCTTACACTTTATGTAACAAAATtgctaaataaaatttattacaattgatttttatacgaagggtaaatattttgtcaaatattttatttttta encodes:
- the LOC101216233 gene encoding autophagy-related protein 18c, producing MLGDQEESSEVGVDPNGNNELELHSVFWNQDYSCFAAGTSCGFRIYNCDPFKETFRRELGIGGFKIVEMLFRCNILALVGTGTNSLYPPNKVLIWDDYKSECIGEFSFRSEVRAVKLKREHFIVVLEHKIYVYTLKDVKLLDQIETVANPRGLCCLSHHVNTFVLACPGVQRGQVHIEHFGLNMKKLFNAHDSHIACMTLTMDGLLLATASTKGTLIRIFNTLDGTLLQEVRRGVDRAEIFSLALSPNVQWLAAASDKGTVHVFSLRVRVAGPDSSSDTNVIQGPTPFQQNSSNSIDTLVPLNTGSNPSSSLSFMRGVLPRYFSSEWSFAQFHLPEVTQFIAAFGSQNTIIIAGMDGSFYKCSFDPVRGGQMLQQECIQFLKMEIGADRIDL